A window from Primulina eburnea isolate SZY01 chromosome 2, ASM2296580v1, whole genome shotgun sequence encodes these proteins:
- the LOC140824093 gene encoding uncharacterized protein, giving the protein MKIACWNLRGFNKPLKQRNAQGFIKKRNLSILGLLEVKVKEHLVDRMMATNFPGLSFIQNFLLSDKILILLMLNISFVIVDLFEMTDQVIHVNVVCLHSHRVFVISFVYGLNSVVERRPLWDFLMGRGDSVVLPWKVLGDFNCVLFPHEKMGGLPIRPCDIVDLRRCISHLELSYVNHVGCFFTWSTLAISSKLDRVMVNHHWTQSNLDVFVDFLVSGCLSDHACSVVSIFRDSVCRATPFEFFNMWTI; this is encoded by the coding sequence ATGAAGATTGCTTGTTGGAATTTGAGGGGTTTTAACAAGCCCCTTAAACAAAGGAATGCTCAAGGGTTCATTAAAAAGCGTAACTTGAGTATTCTTGGTTTACTTGAAGTCAAAGTAAAGGAACATTTGGTGGATCGCATGATGGCTACGAATTTCCCGGGTTTgtcttttattcaaaatttcttGTTAAGTGATAAGATTCTTATCTTGCTTATGTTGAACATTAGTTTTGTCATTGTTGATCTCTTTGAAATGACGGATCAAGTGATTCATGTGAATGTTGTTTGCTTGCATTCTCATAGAGTATTTGTTATCTCATTTGTTTATGGTTTGAATTCGGTGGTGGAGAGGAGACCATTGTGGGATTTTTTGATGGGTCGTGGTGATAGCGTGGTCTTACCGTGGAAGGTATTGGGTGATTTCAATTGTGTTCTATTCCCGCATGAGAAAATGGGTGGTCTTCCGATTAGGCCCTGTGATATTGTTGACCTGAGACGTTGTATCTCACACCTTGAGTTATCGTATGTGAACCATGTGGGTTGTTTCTTTACTTGGTCTACTTTGGCGATTTCTTCTAAACTTGATCGGGTAATGGTTAACCACCACTGGACACAATCGAATCTTGATGTGTTTGTGGACTTCTTGGTTTCGGGGTGTCTCTCTGACCATGCTTGTAGTGTTGTAAGCATTTTTCGTGATAGTGTTTGTCGTGCCACTCCTTTCGAATTCTTTAATATGTGGACTATATGA